Genomic window (Eriocheir sinensis breed Jianghai 21 chromosome 64, ASM2467909v1, whole genome shotgun sequence):
TGTTTTTACtattatgaaaaggaagaaaaagattgagaatATGTTTTTATGattatgaagagaaaggaaaagattgagaatactggaaagaaaacagaggagaaaataagTTATGTTTTTATgattatgaaaaggaagaaaaagattgagaatattgaaaaggaggaagaggagaaaataagttaTGTTTTTATgattatgaaaaggaagaaaaagattgagaatattgaaaaggaggaagatgaaaaaataagttaTGTTTTTATgattatgaaaaggaagaaaaagattgagaatactggaaagaaaacagaggagaaaataagTTATGTTTTTATgattatgaaaaggaagaaaaagattgagaatactggaaagaaaacagaggagaaaataagTTATGTTTTTACgattatgaaaaggaagaaaaagattgaaaatattgaaaagaaaacagaggaaaaaataagttacGTTTTTATgattatgaggaggaagaaaaagattgagaatactggaaagaaaacagaggagaaaataagTTATGTTTTTACgattatgaaaaggaaaaaaaagattgagaatactggaaagaaaacagaggagaaaataagTTATGTTTTTATgattatgaaaaggaagaaaaagattgagaatATGTTTTTATGAttatgaggagaaaggaaaagattgagaatactggaaagaaaacagaggagaaaataagTTATGTTTTTATgattatgaaaaggaagaaaaagattgagaatactgaaaaggaggaagatgaaaaaataagttaTGTTTTTATGattatgaagagaaaggaaaagattgagaatactgaaaaggaagaagaggagaaaataagttaTGTTTTTATgattatgaagaggaagaaaaagattgagaatactgaaaaggaggaagatgaaaaaataagttaTGTTTTTATgattatgaaaaggaagaaaaagattgaaaatactgaaaagaaaacagaggaaaaataagTTATGTTTTTACgattatgaaaaggaagaaaaagattgaaaatactgaaaaggaagaagaggaaaaaataagttatGTTTTTACgattatgaaaaggaagaaaaagatcgaaaatact
Coding sequences:
- the LOC126987270 gene encoding leucine-rich repeat and IQ domain-containing protein 1-like isoform X1, coding for MIVKRKKKIENIEKEEDEKISYVFMIMKRKKKIENIEKEEDEKISYVFMIMRRKEKIENTGKKTEEKISYVFMIMKRKKKIENIEKEEEEKIKYVFMIMKRKEKIENTGKKTEEKISYVFMIMKRKKKIENIEKEEEEKISYVFMIMKRKKKIENIEKEEDEKISYVFMIMKRKKKIENTGKKTEEKISYVFMIMKRKKKIENTGKKTEEKISYVFTIMKRKKKIENIEKKTEEKISYVFMIMRRKKKIENTGKKTEEKIKYVFMIMRRKEKIENTGKKTEEKISYVFMIMKRKKKIENTEKEEDEKISYVFMIMKRKEKIENTEKEEEEKISYVFMIMKRKKKIENTEKEEDEKISYVFMIMKRKKKIENTEKKTEEK
- the LOC126987270 gene encoding DNA ligase 1-like isoform X2; the encoded protein is MIVKRKKKIENIEKEEDEKISYVFMIMKRKKKIENIEKEEDEKISYVFMIMRRKEKIENTGKKTEEKIKYVFMIMKRKEKIENTGKKTEEKISYVFMIMKRKKKIENIEKEEEEKISYVFMIMKRKKKIENIEKEEDEKISYVFMIMKRKKKIENTGKKTEEKISYVFMIMKRKKKIENTGKKTEEKISYVFTIMKRKKKIENIEKKTEEKISYVFMIMRRKKKIENTGKKTEEKIKYVFMIMRRKEKIENTGKKTEEKISYVFMIMKRKKKIENTEKEEDEKISYVFMIMKRKEKIENTEKEEEEKISYVFMIMKRKKKIENTEKEEDEKISYVFMIMKRKKKIENTEKKTEEK
- the LOC126987270 gene encoding leucine-rich repeat and IQ domain-containing protein 1-like isoform X3, which encodes MIVKRKKKIENIEKEEDEKISYVFMIMKRKKKIENIEKEEDEKISYVFMIMRRKEKIENTGKKTEEKISYVFMIMKRKKKIENIEKEEEEKIKYVFMIMKRKEKIENTGKKTEEKISYVFMIMKRKKKIENIEKEEEEKISYVFMIMKRKKKIENIEKEEDEKISYVFMIMKRKKKIENTGKKTEEKISYVFMIMKRKKKIENTGKKTEEKIKYVFMIMRRKEKIENTGKKTEEKISYVFMIMKRKKKIENTEKEEDEKISYVFMIMKRKEKIENTEKEEEEKISYVFMIMKRKKKIENTEKEEDEKISYVFMIMKRKKKIENTEKKTEEK
- the LOC126987270 gene encoding leucine-rich repeat and IQ domain-containing protein 1-like isoform X4, whose translation is MIVKRKKKIENIEKEEDEKISYVFMIMKRKKKIENIEKEEDEKISYVFMIMRRKEKIENTGKKTEEKISYVFMIMKRKKKIENIEKEEEEKIKYVFMIMKRKEKIENTGKKTEEKISYVFMIMKRKKKIENIEKEEEEKISYVFMIMKRKKKIENIEKEEDEKISYVFMIMKRKKKIENTGKKTEEKIKYVFMIMRRKEKIENTGKKTEEKISYVFMIMKRKKKIENTEKEEDEKISYVFMIMKRKEKIENTEKEEEEKISYVFMIMKRKKKIENTEKEEDEKISYVFMIMKRKKKIENTEKKTEEK